Proteins found in one Oncorhynchus keta strain PuntledgeMale-10-30-2019 chromosome 2, Oket_V2, whole genome shotgun sequence genomic segment:
- the LOC118398033 gene encoding uncharacterized protein LOC118398033 isoform X2 yields MELSFILPAILFTLFAIILVTALFSTNDTSTVLSSGSAASKADHSGEGSLAQSGREDVKTGLAKSGPSVNLTEKQGTAAGLTLTDKSEEDSECRSVGKIMDPMAADRRTVEEGLPAAEVRTHAAHEKKSGQRYSTSNPASAPVDIPGRDFGHLQFPEGGSLLCPFSYRQTGGATESPEYSNDMEVVEVPLKYVPGMLRTSHMEKMMTKEELEEEQRVQREQLAAIFQLLKENQETFGEVSEGDVEEQLRLYSI; encoded by the exons ATGGAATTAAGTTTTATATTGCCTGCTATTCTTTTCACGCTGTTCGCTATTATTCTGGTGACAGCATTGTTCAGCACCAACGATACTTCTACTGTCTTGTCCTCTGGCTCTGCTGCATCCAAAGCGGATCACTCAGGGGAGGGATCTTTGGCGCAGTCCGGGAGAGAGGATGTGAAAACGGGATTAGCTAAATCAGGACCGTCGGTAAATCTTACGGAGAAACAGGGGACAGCAGCAGGGCTAACCTTAACGGACAAATCGGAGGAGGACAGTGAATGTCGATCTGTCGGAAAAATAATGGATCCGATGGCAGCGGACAGAAGGACAGTTGAGGAGGGGCTGCCCGCTGCAGAAGTTAGGACCCATGCTGCTCACGAGAAAAAG TCTGGCCAACGGTACTCGACCTCAAACCCTGCCTCAGCGCCAGTGGATATTCCAGGTAGAGATTTTGGTCACCTACAGTTCCCTGAGGGGGGGTCGTTACTGTGCCCTTTCTCCTACCGACAGACAGGGGGTGCCACAGAGAGCCCAGAGTACAGCAACG ATATGGAGGTAGTGGAAGTGCCCCTGAAATACGTCCCTGGCATGCTGCGGACCAGCCATATGGAGAAGATGATGACcaaagaggagctggaggaggaacagag GGTGCAACGGGAGCAGCTGGCAGCCATCTTCCAGCTGCTGAAGGAGAACCAGGAGACGTTTGGGGAGGTGTCAGAGGGAGACGTGGAGGAGCAGCTCAGACTCTACTCCATCTGA
- the LOC118398033 gene encoding uncharacterized protein LOC118398033 isoform X1, with product MELSFILPAILFTLFAIILVTALFSTNDTSTVLSSGSAASKADHSGEGSLAQSGREDVKTGLAKSGPSVNLTEKQGTAAGLTLTDKSEEDSECRSVGKIMDPMAADRRTVEEGLPAAEVRTHAAHEKKVKSGIMSGQRYSTSNPASAPVDIPGRDFGHLQFPEGGSLLCPFSYRQTGGATESPEYSNDMEVVEVPLKYVPGMLRTSHMEKMMTKEELEEEQRVQREQLAAIFQLLKENQETFGEVSEGDVEEQLRLYSI from the exons ATGGAATTAAGTTTTATATTGCCTGCTATTCTTTTCACGCTGTTCGCTATTATTCTGGTGACAGCATTGTTCAGCACCAACGATACTTCTACTGTCTTGTCCTCTGGCTCTGCTGCATCCAAAGCGGATCACTCAGGGGAGGGATCTTTGGCGCAGTCCGGGAGAGAGGATGTGAAAACGGGATTAGCTAAATCAGGACCGTCGGTAAATCTTACGGAGAAACAGGGGACAGCAGCAGGGCTAACCTTAACGGACAAATCGGAGGAGGACAGTGAATGTCGATCTGTCGGAAAAATAATGGATCCGATGGCAGCGGACAGAAGGACAGTTGAGGAGGGGCTGCCCGCTGCAGAAGTTAGGACCCATGCTGCTCACGAGAAAAAGGTGAAATCTGGCATTATG TCTGGCCAACGGTACTCGACCTCAAACCCTGCCTCAGCGCCAGTGGATATTCCAGGTAGAGATTTTGGTCACCTACAGTTCCCTGAGGGGGGGTCGTTACTGTGCCCTTTCTCCTACCGACAGACAGGGGGTGCCACAGAGAGCCCAGAGTACAGCAACG ATATGGAGGTAGTGGAAGTGCCCCTGAAATACGTCCCTGGCATGCTGCGGACCAGCCATATGGAGAAGATGATGACcaaagaggagctggaggaggaacagag GGTGCAACGGGAGCAGCTGGCAGCCATCTTCCAGCTGCTGAAGGAGAACCAGGAGACGTTTGGGGAGGTGTCAGAGGGAGACGTGGAGGAGCAGCTCAGACTCTACTCCATCTGA